In Ostrea edulis chromosome 10, xbOstEdul1.1, whole genome shotgun sequence, one genomic interval encodes:
- the LOC125665817 gene encoding uncharacterized protein LOC125665817 isoform X3 — MMQNLQQYYTVKTHILGTGGTGTNSPDSVLNQITAFEKLLRHAISRFSKDRLFSMLQVAAEEQKAANPSQPRGAKTAGEAKKPSTALSLKIKSMEQLRQSMKPLIKREQKNVKITDKEKQAIKYLETFENDYKYLGNLKRHFDDNIQSVLQKDYFDPADRPRRSAVKDRVENNDNKGTQASRNPKSKGPKRGAQPTQEEIRISEMQKLFSVVTRLEELDRKWAGLLRDRELNPDDFDPDSSHELMTFSNYSSFEPILRLVPDVFVKCYNAVDMAKEWLTLAKSIYGERLPLKGKAKELVPKSRENTVTPKSRESITSQKSRENTVSPKSRENTVSPKESPKPSESPNPEDSFKAANEYAQQAKEIKQNIRDIGEVIHENEMKLENLNEEMQALQSREGRIDELTNNFEQVDSKLLHAQKEYNTFLYERQQTMENLNNLRRGSVEHTELVHKANEFTAELTRRQSTLKILEYKKNVVQEDYLLELELRPNFIHFLGDIKQQMEDIKSTIKGKHTEKQELEKQLTLLKTNTERIKQQMQKYLESSDDSATLTRQISRLTKEIEDDLASIEGMESERSFVSESDDVDLSEYITGFKTSTPSQRGHNPNTKTKYEPLRTNRSIKS, encoded by the exons atgaTGCAAAACTTGCAGCAATATTATACAGTTAAG ACCCACATTCTTGGTACAGGGGGTACAGGCACCAATTCCCCGGACTCTGTGTTGAATCAGATTACAGCGTTTGAAAAATTACTCCGCCATGCAATTTCCCGCTTTTCCAAAGATCGTTTATTCAGCATGCTTCAGGTGGCCGCTGAGGAACAAAAAGCGGCAAATCCCAGTCAACCGCGGGGCGCCAAAACTGCAGGAGAGGCCAAGAAACCTTCTACAGCTTTATCCTTGAAAATCAAATCAATGGAACAGCTTCGACAATCAATGAAACCGCTGATAAAACGAGAACAAAAGAATGTCAAAATAACTGACAAAGAAAAGCAGGCGATCAAATACCTGGAAACATTTGAGAATGATTACAAGTATCTTGGGAACCTAAAACGACATTTTGACGATAATATTCAATCTGTGTTGCAGAAGGATTATTTTGATCCTGCGGATCGTCCCAGACGTTCAGCTGTAAAGGATCGCGTCGAAAATAACGATAACAAAGGAACACAGGCCTCACGAAATCCAAAAAGTAAAGGTCCAAAACGAGGAGCTCAGCCTACACAGGAAGAGATAAGGATATCTGAAATGCAGAAGTTATTTTCAGTTGTCACGCGATTAGAAGAACTGGACCGCAAGTGGGCAGGGTTATTAAGAGACCGAGAGTTAAACCCGGATGATTTCGACCCAGACAGCAGTCATGAACTTATGACATTCAGTAATTATTCCTCGTTTGAACCGATACTGCGTCTGGTACCAGATGTGTTTGTTAAGTGTTACAACGCTGTGGATATGGCCAAAGAATGGCTTACTCTGGCCAAGTCAATTTATGGGGAGAGACTTCCACTCAAAGGCAAAGCAAAGGAACTGGTGCCAAAATCTCGCGAAAACACTGTAACACCGAAGTCTCGTGAGAGCATCACATCACAAAAATCTCGCGAGAACACTGTATCACCAAAATCTCGTGAGAACACTGTATCACCAAAAGAATCGCCAAAACCTTCTGAATCCCCTAATCCAGAGGACAGCTTCAAAGCTGCCAATGAATATGCTCAACAAGCCAAAGAAATCAAACAGAATATTAGAGATATTGGTGAAGTCATACATGAAAACGAAATGAAATTGGAAAATCTTAATGAGGAGATGCAGGCATTGCAGTCTCGTGAAGGTCGCATCGATGAACTAACAAACAATTTTGAACAAGTGGACTCAAAACTGTTACACGCACAAAAAGAATATAACACATTTCTCTACGAACGTCAGCAAACAATGGAGAATTTAAACAACCTGCGGAGGGGATCAGTAGAACACACGGAACTCGTGCATAAAGCAAACGAGTTCACTGCGGAGCTGACCAGACGACAATCCACGTTAAAGATTCTTGAATATAAGAAAAACGTGGTGCAGGAAGATTATCTTTTGGAACTTGAGCTGAGACCAAATTTTATTCACTTTCTCGGTGACATCAAGCAACAGATGGAAGATATAAAATCAACGATCAAAGGCAAACACACTGAGAAACAAGAACTCGAAAAACAGTTGACCCTCCTTAAGACCAACACCGAGAGAATTAAACAGCAAATGCAGAAATATTTAGAAAGTTCTGATGACTCGGCAACTCTCACGAGGCAGATTTCTAGACTTACCAAAGAGATTGAAGATGACCTTGCCAGTATTGAAGGCATGGAGTCTGAGAGGAGTTTTGTATCTGAATCTGACGATGTTGATTTGTCGGAATATATAACAGGTTTTAAAACAAGCACACCCTCTCAAAGGGGACATAACCCCAACACAAAAACCAAATATGAACCGCTTCGGACAAACAGGTCCATTAAATCATGA
- the LOC125665817 gene encoding uncharacterized protein LOC125665817 isoform X1 — protein sequence MDEINSEGSGDLTKNATDIRKPIFYRNHEYYIWWTHILGTGGTGTNSPDSVLNQITAFEKLLRHAISRFSKDRLFSMLQVAAEEQKAANPSQPRGAKTAGEAKKPSTALSLKIKSMEQLRQSMKPLIKREQKNVKITDKEKQAIKYLETFENDYKYLGNLKRHFDDNIQSVLQKDYFDPADRPRRSAVKDRVENNDNKGTQASRNPKSKGPKRGAQPTQEEIRISEMQKLFSVVTRLEELDRKWAGLLRDRELNPDDFDPDSSHELMTFSNYSSFEPILRLVPDVFVKCYNAVDMAKEWLTLAKSIYGERLPLKGKAKELVPKSRENTVTPKSRESITSQKSRENTVSPKSRENTVSPKESPKPSESPNPEDSFKAANEYAQQAKEIKQNIRDIGEVIHENEMKLENLNEEMQALQSREGRIDELTNNFEQVDSKLLHAQKEYNTFLYERQQTMENLNNLRRGSVEHTELVHKANEFTAELTRRQSTLKILEYKKNVVQEDYLLELELRPNFIHFLGDIKQQMEDIKSTIKGKHTEKQELEKQLTLLKTNTERIKQQMQKYLESSDDSATLTRQISRLTKEIEDDLASIEGMESERSFVSESDDVDLSEYITGFKTSTPSQRGHNPNTKTKYEPLRTNRSIKS from the exons ATGGATGAGATTAATTCTGAAGG ATCTGGCGATTTGACGAAAAATGCAACTGACATCAGAAAACCTATCTTCTACAGAAATCACGAATATTACATATGGTGG ACCCACATTCTTGGTACAGGGGGTACAGGCACCAATTCCCCGGACTCTGTGTTGAATCAGATTACAGCGTTTGAAAAATTACTCCGCCATGCAATTTCCCGCTTTTCCAAAGATCGTTTATTCAGCATGCTTCAGGTGGCCGCTGAGGAACAAAAAGCGGCAAATCCCAGTCAACCGCGGGGCGCCAAAACTGCAGGAGAGGCCAAGAAACCTTCTACAGCTTTATCCTTGAAAATCAAATCAATGGAACAGCTTCGACAATCAATGAAACCGCTGATAAAACGAGAACAAAAGAATGTCAAAATAACTGACAAAGAAAAGCAGGCGATCAAATACCTGGAAACATTTGAGAATGATTACAAGTATCTTGGGAACCTAAAACGACATTTTGACGATAATATTCAATCTGTGTTGCAGAAGGATTATTTTGATCCTGCGGATCGTCCCAGACGTTCAGCTGTAAAGGATCGCGTCGAAAATAACGATAACAAAGGAACACAGGCCTCACGAAATCCAAAAAGTAAAGGTCCAAAACGAGGAGCTCAGCCTACACAGGAAGAGATAAGGATATCTGAAATGCAGAAGTTATTTTCAGTTGTCACGCGATTAGAAGAACTGGACCGCAAGTGGGCAGGGTTATTAAGAGACCGAGAGTTAAACCCGGATGATTTCGACCCAGACAGCAGTCATGAACTTATGACATTCAGTAATTATTCCTCGTTTGAACCGATACTGCGTCTGGTACCAGATGTGTTTGTTAAGTGTTACAACGCTGTGGATATGGCCAAAGAATGGCTTACTCTGGCCAAGTCAATTTATGGGGAGAGACTTCCACTCAAAGGCAAAGCAAAGGAACTGGTGCCAAAATCTCGCGAAAACACTGTAACACCGAAGTCTCGTGAGAGCATCACATCACAAAAATCTCGCGAGAACACTGTATCACCAAAATCTCGTGAGAACACTGTATCACCAAAAGAATCGCCAAAACCTTCTGAATCCCCTAATCCAGAGGACAGCTTCAAAGCTGCCAATGAATATGCTCAACAAGCCAAAGAAATCAAACAGAATATTAGAGATATTGGTGAAGTCATACATGAAAACGAAATGAAATTGGAAAATCTTAATGAGGAGATGCAGGCATTGCAGTCTCGTGAAGGTCGCATCGATGAACTAACAAACAATTTTGAACAAGTGGACTCAAAACTGTTACACGCACAAAAAGAATATAACACATTTCTCTACGAACGTCAGCAAACAATGGAGAATTTAAACAACCTGCGGAGGGGATCAGTAGAACACACGGAACTCGTGCATAAAGCAAACGAGTTCACTGCGGAGCTGACCAGACGACAATCCACGTTAAAGATTCTTGAATATAAGAAAAACGTGGTGCAGGAAGATTATCTTTTGGAACTTGAGCTGAGACCAAATTTTATTCACTTTCTCGGTGACATCAAGCAACAGATGGAAGATATAAAATCAACGATCAAAGGCAAACACACTGAGAAACAAGAACTCGAAAAACAGTTGACCCTCCTTAAGACCAACACCGAGAGAATTAAACAGCAAATGCAGAAATATTTAGAAAGTTCTGATGACTCGGCAACTCTCACGAGGCAGATTTCTAGACTTACCAAAGAGATTGAAGATGACCTTGCCAGTATTGAAGGCATGGAGTCTGAGAGGAGTTTTGTATCTGAATCTGACGATGTTGATTTGTCGGAATATATAACAGGTTTTAAAACAAGCACACCCTCTCAAAGGGGACATAACCCCAACACAAAAACCAAATATGAACCGCTTCGGACAAACAGGTCCATTAAATCATGA
- the LOC125665817 gene encoding uncharacterized protein LOC125665817 isoform X4: MSEYSESEDETHILGTGGTGTNSPDSVLNQITAFEKLLRHAISRFSKDRLFSMLQVAAEEQKAANPSQPRGAKTAGEAKKPSTALSLKIKSMEQLRQSMKPLIKREQKNVKITDKEKQAIKYLETFENDYKYLGNLKRHFDDNIQSVLQKDYFDPADRPRRSAVKDRVENNDNKGTQASRNPKSKGPKRGAQPTQEEIRISEMQKLFSVVTRLEELDRKWAGLLRDRELNPDDFDPDSSHELMTFSNYSSFEPILRLVPDVFVKCYNAVDMAKEWLTLAKSIYGERLPLKGKAKELVPKSRENTVTPKSRESITSQKSRENTVSPKSRENTVSPKESPKPSESPNPEDSFKAANEYAQQAKEIKQNIRDIGEVIHENEMKLENLNEEMQALQSREGRIDELTNNFEQVDSKLLHAQKEYNTFLYERQQTMENLNNLRRGSVEHTELVHKANEFTAELTRRQSTLKILEYKKNVVQEDYLLELELRPNFIHFLGDIKQQMEDIKSTIKGKHTEKQELEKQLTLLKTNTERIKQQMQKYLESSDDSATLTRQISRLTKEIEDDLASIEGMESERSFVSESDDVDLSEYITGFKTSTPSQRGHNPNTKTKYEPLRTNRSIKS, from the exons atgagtGAATATTCAGAATCAGAAGACGAG ACCCACATTCTTGGTACAGGGGGTACAGGCACCAATTCCCCGGACTCTGTGTTGAATCAGATTACAGCGTTTGAAAAATTACTCCGCCATGCAATTTCCCGCTTTTCCAAAGATCGTTTATTCAGCATGCTTCAGGTGGCCGCTGAGGAACAAAAAGCGGCAAATCCCAGTCAACCGCGGGGCGCCAAAACTGCAGGAGAGGCCAAGAAACCTTCTACAGCTTTATCCTTGAAAATCAAATCAATGGAACAGCTTCGACAATCAATGAAACCGCTGATAAAACGAGAACAAAAGAATGTCAAAATAACTGACAAAGAAAAGCAGGCGATCAAATACCTGGAAACATTTGAGAATGATTACAAGTATCTTGGGAACCTAAAACGACATTTTGACGATAATATTCAATCTGTGTTGCAGAAGGATTATTTTGATCCTGCGGATCGTCCCAGACGTTCAGCTGTAAAGGATCGCGTCGAAAATAACGATAACAAAGGAACACAGGCCTCACGAAATCCAAAAAGTAAAGGTCCAAAACGAGGAGCTCAGCCTACACAGGAAGAGATAAGGATATCTGAAATGCAGAAGTTATTTTCAGTTGTCACGCGATTAGAAGAACTGGACCGCAAGTGGGCAGGGTTATTAAGAGACCGAGAGTTAAACCCGGATGATTTCGACCCAGACAGCAGTCATGAACTTATGACATTCAGTAATTATTCCTCGTTTGAACCGATACTGCGTCTGGTACCAGATGTGTTTGTTAAGTGTTACAACGCTGTGGATATGGCCAAAGAATGGCTTACTCTGGCCAAGTCAATTTATGGGGAGAGACTTCCACTCAAAGGCAAAGCAAAGGAACTGGTGCCAAAATCTCGCGAAAACACTGTAACACCGAAGTCTCGTGAGAGCATCACATCACAAAAATCTCGCGAGAACACTGTATCACCAAAATCTCGTGAGAACACTGTATCACCAAAAGAATCGCCAAAACCTTCTGAATCCCCTAATCCAGAGGACAGCTTCAAAGCTGCCAATGAATATGCTCAACAAGCCAAAGAAATCAAACAGAATATTAGAGATATTGGTGAAGTCATACATGAAAACGAAATGAAATTGGAAAATCTTAATGAGGAGATGCAGGCATTGCAGTCTCGTGAAGGTCGCATCGATGAACTAACAAACAATTTTGAACAAGTGGACTCAAAACTGTTACACGCACAAAAAGAATATAACACATTTCTCTACGAACGTCAGCAAACAATGGAGAATTTAAACAACCTGCGGAGGGGATCAGTAGAACACACGGAACTCGTGCATAAAGCAAACGAGTTCACTGCGGAGCTGACCAGACGACAATCCACGTTAAAGATTCTTGAATATAAGAAAAACGTGGTGCAGGAAGATTATCTTTTGGAACTTGAGCTGAGACCAAATTTTATTCACTTTCTCGGTGACATCAAGCAACAGATGGAAGATATAAAATCAACGATCAAAGGCAAACACACTGAGAAACAAGAACTCGAAAAACAGTTGACCCTCCTTAAGACCAACACCGAGAGAATTAAACAGCAAATGCAGAAATATTTAGAAAGTTCTGATGACTCGGCAACTCTCACGAGGCAGATTTCTAGACTTACCAAAGAGATTGAAGATGACCTTGCCAGTATTGAAGGCATGGAGTCTGAGAGGAGTTTTGTATCTGAATCTGACGATGTTGATTTGTCGGAATATATAACAGGTTTTAAAACAAGCACACCCTCTCAAAGGGGACATAACCCCAACACAAAAACCAAATATGAACCGCTTCGGACAAACAGGTCCATTAAATCATGA
- the LOC125665817 gene encoding uncharacterized protein LOC125665817 isoform X2 encodes MLTNDVTTDIEKILQTHILGTGGTGTNSPDSVLNQITAFEKLLRHAISRFSKDRLFSMLQVAAEEQKAANPSQPRGAKTAGEAKKPSTALSLKIKSMEQLRQSMKPLIKREQKNVKITDKEKQAIKYLETFENDYKYLGNLKRHFDDNIQSVLQKDYFDPADRPRRSAVKDRVENNDNKGTQASRNPKSKGPKRGAQPTQEEIRISEMQKLFSVVTRLEELDRKWAGLLRDRELNPDDFDPDSSHELMTFSNYSSFEPILRLVPDVFVKCYNAVDMAKEWLTLAKSIYGERLPLKGKAKELVPKSRENTVTPKSRESITSQKSRENTVSPKSRENTVSPKESPKPSESPNPEDSFKAANEYAQQAKEIKQNIRDIGEVIHENEMKLENLNEEMQALQSREGRIDELTNNFEQVDSKLLHAQKEYNTFLYERQQTMENLNNLRRGSVEHTELVHKANEFTAELTRRQSTLKILEYKKNVVQEDYLLELELRPNFIHFLGDIKQQMEDIKSTIKGKHTEKQELEKQLTLLKTNTERIKQQMQKYLESSDDSATLTRQISRLTKEIEDDLASIEGMESERSFVSESDDVDLSEYITGFKTSTPSQRGHNPNTKTKYEPLRTNRSIKS; translated from the exons ATGCTAACGAACGATGTTACCACGGATATCGAAAAAATTTTACAG ACCCACATTCTTGGTACAGGGGGTACAGGCACCAATTCCCCGGACTCTGTGTTGAATCAGATTACAGCGTTTGAAAAATTACTCCGCCATGCAATTTCCCGCTTTTCCAAAGATCGTTTATTCAGCATGCTTCAGGTGGCCGCTGAGGAACAAAAAGCGGCAAATCCCAGTCAACCGCGGGGCGCCAAAACTGCAGGAGAGGCCAAGAAACCTTCTACAGCTTTATCCTTGAAAATCAAATCAATGGAACAGCTTCGACAATCAATGAAACCGCTGATAAAACGAGAACAAAAGAATGTCAAAATAACTGACAAAGAAAAGCAGGCGATCAAATACCTGGAAACATTTGAGAATGATTACAAGTATCTTGGGAACCTAAAACGACATTTTGACGATAATATTCAATCTGTGTTGCAGAAGGATTATTTTGATCCTGCGGATCGTCCCAGACGTTCAGCTGTAAAGGATCGCGTCGAAAATAACGATAACAAAGGAACACAGGCCTCACGAAATCCAAAAAGTAAAGGTCCAAAACGAGGAGCTCAGCCTACACAGGAAGAGATAAGGATATCTGAAATGCAGAAGTTATTTTCAGTTGTCACGCGATTAGAAGAACTGGACCGCAAGTGGGCAGGGTTATTAAGAGACCGAGAGTTAAACCCGGATGATTTCGACCCAGACAGCAGTCATGAACTTATGACATTCAGTAATTATTCCTCGTTTGAACCGATACTGCGTCTGGTACCAGATGTGTTTGTTAAGTGTTACAACGCTGTGGATATGGCCAAAGAATGGCTTACTCTGGCCAAGTCAATTTATGGGGAGAGACTTCCACTCAAAGGCAAAGCAAAGGAACTGGTGCCAAAATCTCGCGAAAACACTGTAACACCGAAGTCTCGTGAGAGCATCACATCACAAAAATCTCGCGAGAACACTGTATCACCAAAATCTCGTGAGAACACTGTATCACCAAAAGAATCGCCAAAACCTTCTGAATCCCCTAATCCAGAGGACAGCTTCAAAGCTGCCAATGAATATGCTCAACAAGCCAAAGAAATCAAACAGAATATTAGAGATATTGGTGAAGTCATACATGAAAACGAAATGAAATTGGAAAATCTTAATGAGGAGATGCAGGCATTGCAGTCTCGTGAAGGTCGCATCGATGAACTAACAAACAATTTTGAACAAGTGGACTCAAAACTGTTACACGCACAAAAAGAATATAACACATTTCTCTACGAACGTCAGCAAACAATGGAGAATTTAAACAACCTGCGGAGGGGATCAGTAGAACACACGGAACTCGTGCATAAAGCAAACGAGTTCACTGCGGAGCTGACCAGACGACAATCCACGTTAAAGATTCTTGAATATAAGAAAAACGTGGTGCAGGAAGATTATCTTTTGGAACTTGAGCTGAGACCAAATTTTATTCACTTTCTCGGTGACATCAAGCAACAGATGGAAGATATAAAATCAACGATCAAAGGCAAACACACTGAGAAACAAGAACTCGAAAAACAGTTGACCCTCCTTAAGACCAACACCGAGAGAATTAAACAGCAAATGCAGAAATATTTAGAAAGTTCTGATGACTCGGCAACTCTCACGAGGCAGATTTCTAGACTTACCAAAGAGATTGAAGATGACCTTGCCAGTATTGAAGGCATGGAGTCTGAGAGGAGTTTTGTATCTGAATCTGACGATGTTGATTTGTCGGAATATATAACAGGTTTTAAAACAAGCACACCCTCTCAAAGGGGACATAACCCCAACACAAAAACCAAATATGAACCGCTTCGGACAAACAGGTCCATTAAATCATGA
- the LOC125648675 gene encoding uncharacterized protein LOC125648675: protein MWDIFPIQLIQQRSAYPFGTAIKLDKFNVPAYQFFTDFVLRHFNWAVIANKLKWYGIERIQDRSQYSESLAALKVLESHGIKSRGHNMFWGVDKFVNSWLYSMSPSELVAELQSHVQEVINNTKGRLAHWDVNNENLHGDWYERNTTDPDITPKMFQWIHSQEPETKLFLNDYSAIPKPDLTTAIKNQAVRFLQNNIPIHGIGVQSHFYTTVIDMDAIKYRLDKLAEAGLDIWATELTVDEVDDVKKADALEKLLTMYFSHPSVGGVILWHFWNESLWHPNENLFDGPDIKPNAAGQKFLDLVHGAWKSNISEGVIPGQTYNITAFLGEYILNVKHNGQVLHQQNFTLDSAGRDITVYLSDDQRSVSRVQFSAWIPYRGQCVTSQGRRLLAIPKIVILCICLLPAFVAMLSG, encoded by the exons ATGTGGGATATTTTCCCCATTCAGCTCATTCAACAGAGAAGTGCATATCCATTTGGAACAGCCATCAAACTGGATAAGTTTAACGTTCCTGCCTATCAGTTTTTCACAGATTTCGTGCTGAGACATTTTAATTGGGCAGTTATAGCAAACAAACTGAAATGGTACGGAATAGAGAGGATTCAG GACCGCAGTCAATATTCTGAATCACTTGCCGCACTCAAAGTACTGGAAAGCCACGG AATAAAGTCTCGCGGACACAATATGTTTTGGGGCGTGGACAAGTTCGTCAATTCCTGGCTTTACAGTATGTCACCGTCCGAACTGGTCGCTGAACTACAATCTCACGTACAGGAAGTCATCAACAACACGAAAGGAAG ACTTGCGCACTGGGATGTCAACAACGAAAATCTCCATGGTGACTGGTATGAACGCAATACGACGGACCCAGATATCACACCTAAAATGTTTCAGTGGATTCACTCCCAGGAACCGGAAACTAAGTTATTCCTGAATGATTACTCCGCCATACCAAAACCTGACCTAACAACA GCTATCAAGAATCAAGCTGTCCGATTTCTTCAAAATAACATACCCATTCATGGTATCGGGGTACAAAGTCATTTCTACACTACGGTTATCGATATGGATGCAATAAAG TACAGATTGGACAAACTGGCCGAGGCAGGACTGGACATATGGGCGACGGAGCTAACGGTGGATGAAGTTGATGACGTCAAAAAAGCAGATGCCCTGGAGAAACTCCTGACCATGTACTTCAGTCACCCGTCGGTGGGCGGGGTCATTCTTTGGCATTTTTGGAATGAATCTCTATGGCATCCCAACGAGAATCTGTTTGATGGACCGGATATCAAG CCTAATGCAGCTGGCCAGAAGTTTCTGGACCTTGTCCACGGGGCGTGGAAATCTAACATCAGTGAAGGTGTGATTCCCGGACAGACTTACAACATCACAGCGTTCTTAGGAGAATACATTCTGAACGTTAAACACAACGGTCAAGTCCTACATCAACAGAACTTTACACTAGACTCCGCGGGACGGGACATCACTGTCTATTTATCAG ATGACCAGCGAAGCGTTTCACGAGTCCAGTTTA GCGCATGGATTCCTTACAGGGGACAGTGTGTAACGTCCCAGGGGAGACGACTGTTGGCTATCCCTAAGATTGTTATTCTGTGTATTTGTTTGCTGCCTGCCTTTGTTGCAATGCTTTCCGGATGA
- the LOC125665817 gene encoding uncharacterized protein LOC125665817 isoform X5 translates to MTHILGTGGTGTNSPDSVLNQITAFEKLLRHAISRFSKDRLFSMLQVAAEEQKAANPSQPRGAKTAGEAKKPSTALSLKIKSMEQLRQSMKPLIKREQKNVKITDKEKQAIKYLETFENDYKYLGNLKRHFDDNIQSVLQKDYFDPADRPRRSAVKDRVENNDNKGTQASRNPKSKGPKRGAQPTQEEIRISEMQKLFSVVTRLEELDRKWAGLLRDRELNPDDFDPDSSHELMTFSNYSSFEPILRLVPDVFVKCYNAVDMAKEWLTLAKSIYGERLPLKGKAKELVPKSRENTVTPKSRESITSQKSRENTVSPKSRENTVSPKESPKPSESPNPEDSFKAANEYAQQAKEIKQNIRDIGEVIHENEMKLENLNEEMQALQSREGRIDELTNNFEQVDSKLLHAQKEYNTFLYERQQTMENLNNLRRGSVEHTELVHKANEFTAELTRRQSTLKILEYKKNVVQEDYLLELELRPNFIHFLGDIKQQMEDIKSTIKGKHTEKQELEKQLTLLKTNTERIKQQMQKYLESSDDSATLTRQISRLTKEIEDDLASIEGMESERSFVSESDDVDLSEYITGFKTSTPSQRGHNPNTKTKYEPLRTNRSIKS, encoded by the exons ATG ACCCACATTCTTGGTACAGGGGGTACAGGCACCAATTCCCCGGACTCTGTGTTGAATCAGATTACAGCGTTTGAAAAATTACTCCGCCATGCAATTTCCCGCTTTTCCAAAGATCGTTTATTCAGCATGCTTCAGGTGGCCGCTGAGGAACAAAAAGCGGCAAATCCCAGTCAACCGCGGGGCGCCAAAACTGCAGGAGAGGCCAAGAAACCTTCTACAGCTTTATCCTTGAAAATCAAATCAATGGAACAGCTTCGACAATCAATGAAACCGCTGATAAAACGAGAACAAAAGAATGTCAAAATAACTGACAAAGAAAAGCAGGCGATCAAATACCTGGAAACATTTGAGAATGATTACAAGTATCTTGGGAACCTAAAACGACATTTTGACGATAATATTCAATCTGTGTTGCAGAAGGATTATTTTGATCCTGCGGATCGTCCCAGACGTTCAGCTGTAAAGGATCGCGTCGAAAATAACGATAACAAAGGAACACAGGCCTCACGAAATCCAAAAAGTAAAGGTCCAAAACGAGGAGCTCAGCCTACACAGGAAGAGATAAGGATATCTGAAATGCAGAAGTTATTTTCAGTTGTCACGCGATTAGAAGAACTGGACCGCAAGTGGGCAGGGTTATTAAGAGACCGAGAGTTAAACCCGGATGATTTCGACCCAGACAGCAGTCATGAACTTATGACATTCAGTAATTATTCCTCGTTTGAACCGATACTGCGTCTGGTACCAGATGTGTTTGTTAAGTGTTACAACGCTGTGGATATGGCCAAAGAATGGCTTACTCTGGCCAAGTCAATTTATGGGGAGAGACTTCCACTCAAAGGCAAAGCAAAGGAACTGGTGCCAAAATCTCGCGAAAACACTGTAACACCGAAGTCTCGTGAGAGCATCACATCACAAAAATCTCGCGAGAACACTGTATCACCAAAATCTCGTGAGAACACTGTATCACCAAAAGAATCGCCAAAACCTTCTGAATCCCCTAATCCAGAGGACAGCTTCAAAGCTGCCAATGAATATGCTCAACAAGCCAAAGAAATCAAACAGAATATTAGAGATATTGGTGAAGTCATACATGAAAACGAAATGAAATTGGAAAATCTTAATGAGGAGATGCAGGCATTGCAGTCTCGTGAAGGTCGCATCGATGAACTAACAAACAATTTTGAACAAGTGGACTCAAAACTGTTACACGCACAAAAAGAATATAACACATTTCTCTACGAACGTCAGCAAACAATGGAGAATTTAAACAACCTGCGGAGGGGATCAGTAGAACACACGGAACTCGTGCATAAAGCAAACGAGTTCACTGCGGAGCTGACCAGACGACAATCCACGTTAAAGATTCTTGAATATAAGAAAAACGTGGTGCAGGAAGATTATCTTTTGGAACTTGAGCTGAGACCAAATTTTATTCACTTTCTCGGTGACATCAAGCAACAGATGGAAGATATAAAATCAACGATCAAAGGCAAACACACTGAGAAACAAGAACTCGAAAAACAGTTGACCCTCCTTAAGACCAACACCGAGAGAATTAAACAGCAAATGCAGAAATATTTAGAAAGTTCTGATGACTCGGCAACTCTCACGAGGCAGATTTCTAGACTTACCAAAGAGATTGAAGATGACCTTGCCAGTATTGAAGGCATGGAGTCTGAGAGGAGTTTTGTATCTGAATCTGACGATGTTGATTTGTCGGAATATATAACAGGTTTTAAAACAAGCACACCCTCTCAAAGGGGACATAACCCCAACACAAAAACCAAATATGAACCGCTTCGGACAAACAGGTCCATTAAATCATGA